The Campylobacter ureolyticus ACS-301-V-Sch3b genomic sequence GAGTAAAAACTCAGGAGCATCAATTTTTTCAAGCTCTTTTTTTACCATATAAACATTATCGGGAGAGCTTTTTATAATTTTTATAAACTCACTTACATCTCTTTCATCTATACTTTTTTCTATATTTAACACTATTTCTTTATTTTTTTCATTATTTGGGATAGCAAACTCGTTTAAAATCTCATCTATAAGTGTATTTGCTTGTAAAGTAATAGTAAATATAAAAATTGTAAAAATACTAAACAATTTATTCAAATTTTCTCCTTAAATTTTAAAAAGTTTTTCTGCGTTTTTTGTTGTAATTTCTTCTATTTCACTTACCTCTAAATTTAAAATTTCAGCCATTTTTTGTGCTACAAATGTAGTAAAAGCAGGCTCATTTCTTTTTCCTCTATTTGGTGTTGGCGCTAAATACGGCGCATCTGTTTCAATAACTATATTTGATAATGGAATTTGATCTAAAATCTCAACTAAATTTTTAGCATTTTTAAAAGTTAAAACTCCGCCAATTCCAAAATAAAACCCTTCATCTTTTAATGAAAGCAATAATTTGCTTGCATTATAACAGTGCAAAACTACACCAAAAAGTTTTTTTGAATGCTCTTTTAGGATATTATAAATATCCTCATTTGCATCTCTTGCATGAATTATAAGAGGTTTTTTAAACTGGATTGCTAAATTTATTTGATCTAAAAAAATCTTTTTTTGCAAATTTTTATTAGCCAAAACCTCTTCATCGCTATTAAAATGCTCTTTTATCTTAAAATAATCAAGTCCGCACTCTCCAACAGCTACACACTTTCTATCATCTAAAAAATCTCTTAGATAATTTATTTCAAACTCATCAGCGTGATATGGATGAACTCCAGCTGCAAAATAAACATTATCATAAGCATAAGCGATATCTCTAGCTTTTTTTAGGGTTTTTATATCAGCCCCAGGAATTATTATTTTATTAATTCCACTTTCTTTTGCTCTTTTTATCACAAAATCCAAATCGTCATTAAAACTATCATCATCTAAATGACAATGTGTGTCTATTATCATCTGCTAACCTAATTAATTATTTTAATCAATTTTCGATTTTAGCAAAAAATGACAAATGAAAGCTTAAAGTAGTATAAATTTTCAACTATTTCTAAGTTTTTTTGCAAATTCCAAGGCTTCTTTTGTGATTTTTTCCCCACTTATCATTCTTGCAAGCTCTGTTATTTTCTCATCTTCGTTTAGTTTTTTTACATTTGAAATATCATTTATTTTACTAACTAAAAAATGAGAATTGGCTTTTGAACTAAGTTGTGGAAGATGTGAAATAGCAAAAATTTGATAAAATTTTGAAATTTTTAAAAGAACATTGGCAATACTCATAGCCTCTTTTCCGCTTAAGTTTGCATCTATTTCATCAAGGATTAAAACACCATTTGCAAAACCTGTTATATCAATATTTGCACCAATAAATGCAAGCCTTAGTCTATTAAACTCACCGGAGCTTAAATTTTTTAAAAGTGTATTTGAAATTTCAAAGCTTATTTCATCCATTCCTAAGCTATCAATCTCTTTTTCTTTAAATATAACTTTTGCATCACTCATATAAAGCTCTTTTAAATATCCATTTAAAATATTTTCAAGCTCTTTTTTTACATTTTTTCTACTACTGCTTACTAAATTTGAAATTTTAAGAAGTTTTTCTTTTGTAATTTTAAAAGAGTTTTTTAAATCATTTTTTTTAAACTCTATATTTTCATATTCGTTTAACTCTTTTTTTCTAGTTTGTAAGGTGTGAAGTGCTTCTTTTACGCCACCATAGCGTTTTTCTAAATAGTTTAAATCTTCAATTCTATTTAAAGTTTTTTCTATATCAATATTTTCTAAATCTTCTAAATTTAAACTCTCTTTTTTAGCCCTTAACTCATTTATAGTTTCTTCAAAAAAATCACTTTCTAAATCACTTACCCTTAAAGCCTCAATTACACTACTTTCTATATCAAATATTATTTCAGCTTTCATCCAAGCCTCATTTATCCTATCGATTTTACTAAGGCGTTTTTTTAACTCCATTAACTCCTCAAATTCACCTATTTTAGGATCTATACTTTCTATTTTATTTATTTCAAATTTTGCAAAATCCTTTAACTCCTCAATATTTTTCTCTTCATTTTCAATTTTTTCAAGCTCTTTTTTTACACCACTAAATTCTTTATAAATTTCACTTAAACTCTCTAAATTTGCTTTATGAGATTTATCTTTTTTAATAGCCAATAAATCTAGCAAATTTAATAAATTTTTATTGTTAAACTCATCAGCATTTCTAATGCTAAGATATTTAATATGGGTTGAAGCAATTGAAAATAAATTTTTTTTAGAGATAAATTGAGAGTTTATAAAATATCTTGTTGATTTATCTTTTAGCATTCTAAAATTATTAACACTTTCATTTTCTATGCCAAATTCACTTAAATCAAAATCAAACTCCACATCTGCTTCTATTAAACCAGCATCTGTTTCACTAAGTCCAAATACAGATAAAATAGCATTCATCAAAACTGATTTTCCAGCTCCACTAACTCCTGTAAAAACACTTAATCCTTTATCAAAAAAAAGCTCTGATTCTTTAAAAGTTAAATTATTTTTCACATAAAGTCTATCTATCAAACCTTGCCTCCATTATGCCCCCAATGAAGTTTATTTTTTAAAACCTCAAAATAATTTGCGTTTAAATGTCTTATTAAATTTGCGTGAGTGTCCCCAAGCCTAACCACAACTTCATCAAATTTACTCATATCAAAAGCATTTTGCCCATCTATTATAATACTTACCTTGCTATTTCCTGCATTTTTAAATTTTAATTTATATTCAGCTGGCAAAACAAGCGGTCTTTGTGTTAGGCTATGAGCACAAATTGGCGTAATACAAAAAACCTTACTCATTGGATAAATTATTGGTCCATTTGCACTCATATTATAAGCAGTTGAGCCAACAGGTGAGCTTACTATAACGCCATCACCATAATATGTATTAAAATACTCATCATCTAAATATCCATCAACTTTACTCATTGATAAAACTGCACTTCTTGATAAAACAAGATCGTTAAATGCGATTAGTTTTATCTCATCTTTAGAGTTTTTAAGCAAAATTTCTAACATCAAAGGCTTTTTTATTTCATATTTGCCTTTTAAAAAATCGGCAAAAAACTCCTTTAAATTATTGATTTTAACATCAGTTAAAAACCCAAGAGTTCCATCATAAACACCTAAAACATTTAAATTTTTAAAACCAATTTTAGCTATTTCTCTGCAAGTTGAGATTAAAGTTCCATCTCCTCCAATGCTTAAAATTAAAGTTTTTTCCTCATCTATTTTATGCAGATTTTTAAATTTATTTATAGTTTTTTCTAAAAATAAAATTTCATAGCCTAAACTTTCAAAATGTTTTACAAATTTCAAACAATTTTTAGGATTTTTGGCAACTATTCCGATGTATTTTAAGTTTTTTTCTAAAATTATTTTATTCATAACTGTTATTTTAGTAAAAATTAGCTTTACAAAAGCAAAATTTCGATACAATGAGAGTTAAAATTTCAAAAATAATATAAAAAGGAAAAATTTTGAGAAGTCATTATTGCACCGATGTATCAAAAAAAGATGTCGGAAAAGAGGTAAAAGTATGTGGCTGGGTGAACTCATATAGAGATCATGGTGGCGTTATTTTTATAGACTTAAGAGATAGAAGTGGTCTTTTGCAGCTAGTTTGTGATCCAGCTGATAATAAAAAAGCTTATGATTTAGCAAACAATATAAGAAATGAATTTGTTATAAAAGCAAGTGGAAAAGTAAGACTTAGAGGTGAAGGTCTTACAAATGAAAAGCTAAAAACAGGCGAAATAGAAGTAGTTGTTGATGATTTAGTTATAGAAAATCCAAGTGCGCCTTTACCATTTGTAATTGGCGATAAAGACGTAGGAGAGGAAACAAGACTTAAATATAGATTTTTAGATCTTAGAACTCCTGAAAATTTTGCTAAATTTCAAACTCGCTCAAAAGCAGCAATTGCAACTAGAAACACACTTAATCACCTTGGATTTGTTGAAGTTGAAACTCCGGTTTTAACAAGAGCAACTCCAGAAGGAGCAAGAGATTATTTAGTTCCAAGTAGAGTTTATCCAGGGGAGTTTTATGCACTTCCTCAAAGTCCTCAGCTATTTAAGCAGCTTTTAATGTGCTCAGGTTTTGATAAATACTTCCAAATAGCAAAATGCTTTAGAGATGAGGATTTAAGAGCTGATAGACAGCCTGAATTTACACAAATAGATATAGAGATGAGCTTTGTTGAGCAAGAAGATGTTATAAAAGTTGCTGAAGAGGTATTAAAAGATATTTTTAAAGAGTGTGGGCATGATATAAAAACCCCATTTAGAAGAATGGATTATAAAGAGGCTACTGAAAAATACGGAAGTGATAAACCAGATTTAAGATTTGATATGCCACTTGTTGATGTAGCAGACATTTTTGAAAAATCAAGCAATGAAATTTTTAGCAAAATAGCACAAGACAAAAGAAAAAATAGAGTAAAAGCTATAGCTGTTAAAAACGGAGATAATATCTTTAGTAAACGCCAAATGCAAGGCTTTGAAGAATATGTTAAAAAATTTGGAGCAAAAGGATTAGCATTTTTCCAAGTAAAAGAAGATGGATTAAAAGGACCTTTGCTTAAATTCTTTGAAAAAGAAGATATAGATGAGATCATAAAAAGATGCAACCTTGAAGTTGGAGATGTTGTATTTTTTGGAGCTGGCAAGAAAAAAATCGTGCTTGATTATATGGGAAGATTTAGGCTATTTTTAGCAAATGAGATGAATCTAATCGATAAAGATAAATTAGAGTTTTTATGGGTATTAAATTTCCCTATGTTTGAAGAAAACGATGATGGCACCTACTCAGCAATGCACCACCCTTTCACAATGCCAAATAATATTGATGATGACATAGAAGATATAACTTCAGTTGCTTATGATGTTGTATTAAACGGAATTGAGCTTGGCGGTGGAAGCATAAGAATCCATAAAAACGATATCCAACAAAAAGTATTTGAAAAGCTTGGAATACACGAAAAAGAACAAAGAGATAAATTTGGATTTTTACTAGATGCTTTAACCTTTGGAGCACCACCACATGGAGGAATTGCAATTGGATTTGACAGACTTATGATGCTTTTAACAAAATCATCTAGCATTAGAGATATCATAGCATTTCCAAAAACTCAAAGAGCTCAATGTCCTCTTACAAAAGCTCCAAGTCATGCAAGTGATGAGCAACTAAAAGAGCTTGGTCTTAAAGTAGTAAAAAAACAAAACTAGAAAGGATAAAAATGAAAAATGTATTTTTAATCATAGGAGCTCCAGGAAGTGGAAAAACAACTGATGCAAGCATGATAAAAGAGATGAATCAAAGCGTAGAACACTACTCAACAGGAGATATGCTAAGAGCAGAAGTTGCAAAAGGAAGCGAACTTGGAAAAGAGATAAATAGCTTTATCTCAAAAGGAAATTTGGTTCCACTTGAAATAGTTATAAATACCATAACTTCAGCTATAAAAAGCTCTGATTTAGACTTCATTATAATAGATGGCTTTCCAAGAAGTGTTGAACAAATGCAAAAATTTGATGAAGTTTTAAAAGATAATTCCGATATAAATCTAAACTGCGTTATCGAAGTAGATGTTAGTGAAGAAGTTGCAAAAGAAAGAATTCTAGGAAGAAATAGAAACGATGATAATGAAGAAATTTTCAATAATAGAATGAAAATTTTTACAGATCCAATTGAGGAAATTAGAAAATTTTATAAAAATAAAGGTTGTTATAAAGTTGTAAATGGCGAAAGAACAATTGATGAAATCGTTGCTGATATGAATGAGATAATAGTTCAAGCTATTATGAAATCAATGAATTAATAGGAGAAAAAATGGATATTTCAAAAATAAAAATAGGCTCAAACCCTGATAAGATAAATGCTGTTATAGAGATACCTTATGGATCAAATGTAAAGTATGAAATAGATAAAACTAGTGGTGCTGTAGTAGTTGATAGAGTTTTATACTCAGCTGTTTTTTACCCTGCAAATTATGGATTTGTTCCAAATACTTTGGCTGCTGATGGTGATCCAGCTGATATTTTAGTAATTAATGAGTATCCTTTGCAAGCTGGCTCTGTAATACCTTGTAGATTAATAGGTGTTTTAGTAATGGAAGATGAAGCTGGAATGGACGAAAAGCTTTTAGCAGTTCCAGTTAGTAAAATTGATCCAAGATTTGATGATATAAAATCAATCGATAATCTACCAAAAGCAACTCTAGATAGAATTAAAAACTTTTTTGAAACCTATAAACTTCTTGAGCCAAATAAATGGGTAAAAGTAAAAGGGTTTAAAGACTTAAAAACAGCTACTGAAATTTTAGATAAAGCTATTAAAAACTACAAATAAAATAAGGGAAAATTTTTCCCTTAAATACTCAACAAGGAAATTAATGTATTGTTATGACATAGTGGGAAGTTTTTTAAGGCCAGCTGAATTAAAACAAGCAAGAGCTGACTTTGAAAACGGTAAAATAAATAAAGACGAATTAAGAAAAATAGAAGATAAATGCATAAAAGAGCTAGTTGAAAAAGAAAAAAAGTTAAATTTGCCTTTTATAACTGATGGTGAGTTTAGAAGAGAGTATTGGCATTTAGATTTTTTAGCTGGCATTGGCGGAGTAAAAAAAGTAACCTCAAAAGAGTGGTCTGTTAAATTTAAAGATAGCTCTCCAAAGGCAAATACAATAATTATAAATGATAAAATTTGCTTTAATAAAAATCATCCTTTTTTACAAGACTTTAAATTTTTAGCAAGTTTAATAGAGGCAAAAAATGCTAAAATGACTATCCCATCCCCATCAATGCTTCATTTAATACCCTGTGTAAGAGCACAAAATTACACCCCAATTGAAATCTATAAAGACAATGATGAAATTTATAAAGATATTGCACAAACTTATATAGATTTTATGAATGAGTTTTATAAACTTGGCTGCAGGCATCTACAACTTGATGATACTTCTTGGGGTGAGTTTTGCGATAAAGAAAAAAGAAAATCTTATGCAAAAAGAGGTATAAATTTAGACACTATTCAAGAAAAATATGTCTGGGTAATAAATGAAATGATAAAAGCAAAACCAAAAGATTTGATACTTAGTATGCATATTTGTAGAGGAAATTTCCGCTCAACTTGGTTTTCAAGTGGTGGATATGAAAGTGTCGCGGAAGTTTTATTTGGTAAGTGTAATATTGATATGTTTTTCTTAGAATATGATAATGACCGCTCTGGTGGATTTGAACCACTTAAGTTTATAAAAAATCAAAAAGTAGTTTTAGGTTTAATTACTACAAAATTTCCAGAGCTTGAAGATAAAGATTTAGTCAAAAAAAGAATTTTTGAAGCTGCAAAATTTATACCACTAAATCAGCTTTTACTTAGCACGCAATGTGGCTTTTCATCAACAGAAGAAGGAAATAATCTAAGCATTGATGAACAGTGGGCAAAGATAAATTTAGTAAAAGAAATAGCACTTGAAGTTTGGAAATAAATTTTACTAAAATTTTTAAAGTTTGGAGATAAAATCCAAACTTTTCAAAAATGCTTTTTAGTGAATTTGAACTATTTAAAATTAAATTAAAACTCCAACTCCAAGACTTAAACTAAAAGCTATCATAAGTGATATCACTCCCATATAGATAGAATTTAAATCATAAAATCCATAATATAAAAAATATGTAAAAAATCCGCCAAAAAATGCAACCAAGCTTATTAAAACTCTTGATAGAATTTTATTATAAATTTTATCATATATAAAAACACAAGTTAAAATTGAGATAAAAAACCAAATAATAGCTGTTTCCTTACCACTAAAATTTGCAAATCCAAGCAAAGAAAGTGTGTTTAAAAACAAGCAAATAGTCCATAAAACAATGGTTGCAACTTTAAAATTTTTCATTTTTTATCTTTATAAATTTTATTTGTAAAAGTTTGATATCTATACTGCAAAAACACGACAACACCAACATAAATTCCTATAACAAAAGAGATTAAAAAGAAGTTTTTAAACATCAAAAATCCACTCACAAATCCTGCTATAAAGGCTATACCAATAGCATAGGCAAGAGGATGATTGACCACATTTTTTTCTCCTATTGCAATCACTACTAAAGAAATTATATAAACAATCAAGGTGATAAATACAACAATTATTTTTATATCTCTTAAAAACTCACTACTTGATTTGCCAAGCATCGCCCAAATTCCCATAAATATTAAAAATATTATTGATGCAAAAATTAAATATTTTTTCATATAAGTCCTTTTTTAAGTTTTCTGATTAAAAATCTAGCTGGATTTAAAGAGTTAAATATCTCTTTACTCACACAAAGTGGTCTATTTAAAACAAGATCTAGCAAAAGATAAGCCCCCATTATGGAAGTTCCAAGCCCTCTTGCGCCATGAGCTGCATTTATAAAAACTCCATCTAAATGTTTGGGATAAATATCTGAGTGTTTCGTAAAATTTATAGCTTTATAATTTTTCATAAAAAACTCTTTATCGTGTAAAGCGCCAATTATTGGAAATCTATCGCCACTATAAGACCTAAAACCAACATTTGAATCTAGAATCTTGGTTTTTTTAGGACCTATAAATTCACAAATATTTTCTAAATTTTTAACATCATCAATGTATCTTTTTTTCTTCTCATAATCAAGTCTATCATAAGTAGCTCCAATTAGCTGAATTTTTCCAACCGGTGGGCAGATATACCCTCTTGCACTAAGTGGAAATTTGTTATCAAGCCTTTTTTTTATCCAAGTAACTTGCCCTCTTACTGAACTAATTTGCACCTTATCGTCAAAATTTATTTTTGGATTTTCTCCTTTATTAAAAAGCTCTTCGCTATGGTTTCCCATGGTAAAAATAACTATATCAGTTTCTATAATATCATCATTTTTAAAATACACTTTATATTTATTATCACATTTTTCAAGGTTTTGAAATTCATAATTAAATAAAATATTAAACTCACTTGAAAGAGCCTTGCAAAGCTTTTTTGGACGAATGCTTGCTGCATTTTTTATATAAATGCTTGGATAGGGAAAATCTTTTTTATCCAGCTTAAAATTTGAGTTTTCATATCTTTTTATTAGTGCCTCATCAAAAGCAAATTCCTTTGCTCCACTAAATTTAACCAAATTCTTACCATATTTTTTATAAAAATTTACAGCCATTAAAAAAGCCGCGTAGTGCATTTTACCCAAAATAACATCTTTTTGAGTAATTAATGGCATTAAAGCTCCGATTAAATTTCCACTTCCATTAGTAGCAACTTCACTTTCTTTTTCAGCAATCACAACATCAAAGCCAGCATTTTTAAAAACTTTTGCAGTTGATAGACCTGAAATCCCAGCCCCGATAATTAAAACTTTTGCATTTTTATTATAAGTTTTTAAAGCTCTTTTAAACCAAATTTCATCATTATTGAAATTTAAATTTTGTTTTAAAACAGCTCTAGTCATCTGTCTTTTTTGAGCGTGACCTTTAATTAGGCTTACTTCAAATCCAGACTTTGTTAAATTTCTTTTTACAAATCCAGAGCTTGAGTAAGTTGCTAAAATAGTTCCTGCCTTACTTAAATTAGCAACACTTTTCATCACTTCTAAATCCCACATATCAGGATTCTTAGCTGGAGAAAAACCATCCATAAACCAAACATCGGCTTCAAAATCAAGATTTTTAAGTGCTGTTTTTATATCATCAAAATAAAGATCTAAAATAATATTTTTTGAAAAAAAGATTCTATAAAGACCAGTTTTTTTGGGTGGATATTTTTTAATAAGTTTTTTTGATAGTTTTTTAAACTCATCATCAAATTCATCAAATTTATTATAAAATTTTTTAAGTTTTTTCTTTGGAAGAGGAAATTTTTCTATGCTTACAAAATGCAAAAATTTATTACTATTTTTAAACTTTTTACATAAATTTAAAAAATTAATACCGACACCAAAGCCAGCTTCTGCAACTATTAAACTATCTTTTTTATCCCAAATTTCATCCAAAGCGCTTTCAAAAACAAATTTACTTTCACCAATAGCTGAGTTTTTACTATAATAACCATCATTAAATTCCTCATTATAAAAAACTCCGTCTTTAAAAAAAGTCTTCATTACTCATTCTTTAAAAAATATGCATCCACTCCGTTTGCAACACCCTCTGCAATAAGTTTTTGATACTCTCTACTAGCTAAATTTTTACTATCATTTTTATTTGAAATATAACCGCATTCAACTAAAATTGCTGGCATAGTAGCGCCCACTAAAACCCAAAATGGAGCTTCTCTAACTCCACCATCTTTTACATGATATTTGGCTTGAACTTTATTAAGCATATGTTTTTGTATATCGATGGCAACTTTGTTTGAAGCAATTATTTTTTCTCTATTTAAAAAATTCAGATAAGTTTCTTGAGAGAAATAATTCATATCTTCAATGTCACCTTTGTTTTCAAGAGCAGCTGCGTTTTTACTACGCTCACTTCTTGCTGGGCTTAGGAAAAATGTCTCAACACCTGAAAGAGAACTTCCTGATTTTGTTTTTGGTCCTGCGTTTATATGTATTGAGATAAACATATCAGCATTTTTTTTATTTGCAAAAGCAGTTCTATCTTTTAAATTTATAAACACATCTTTATTTCGTGTAAATAAAACTTTATAACCCATATTTTTTAACTCATCACCTAAAAATTGTGAAATTTTTAAAACCAAATCTTTTTCTTTAAGTCCATTTCCAATAGCCCCTGAATCTTTTCCACCATGACCTGGATCAATTACAATAGTTCTTTGTTTTCTATCAATTTTTAAAGGTTCTTTTTTATTTTGAGCTGTTTTTTTGCCACTACTAGATATTTTTGCAACTGGAGGAATAGTTAAATTTACAGAATTTGAAGGATTTTTTATATCTACTAATATGGATTTTTCATCAAATTTTAAATTTATATTAA encodes the following:
- a CDS encoding AAA family ATPase; translated protein: MIDRLYVKNNLTFKESELFFDKGLSVFTGVSGAGKSVLMNAILSVFGLSETDAGLIEADVEFDFDLSEFGIENESVNNFRMLKDKSTRYFINSQFISKKNLFSIASTHIKYLSIRNADEFNNKNLLNLLDLLAIKKDKSHKANLESLSEIYKEFSGVKKELEKIENEEKNIEELKDFAKFEINKIESIDPKIGEFEELMELKKRLSKIDRINEAWMKAEIIFDIESSVIEALRVSDLESDFFEETINELRAKKESLNLEDLENIDIEKTLNRIEDLNYLEKRYGGVKEALHTLQTRKKELNEYENIEFKKNDLKNSFKITKEKLLKISNLVSSSRKNVKKELENILNGYLKELYMSDAKVIFKEKEIDSLGMDEISFEISNTLLKNLSSGEFNRLRLAFIGANIDITGFANGVLILDEIDANLSGKEAMSIANVLLKISKFYQIFAISHLPQLSSKANSHFLVSKINDISNVKKLNEDEKITELARMISGEKITKEALEFAKKLRNS
- a CDS encoding TatD family hydrolase translates to MIIDTHCHLDDDSFNDDLDFVIKRAKESGINKIIIPGADIKTLKKARDIAYAYDNVYFAAGVHPYHADEFEINYLRDFLDDRKCVAVGECGLDYFKIKEHFNSDEEVLANKNLQKKIFLDQINLAIQFKKPLIIHARDANEDIYNILKEHSKKLFGVVLHCYNASKLLLSLKDEGFYFGIGGVLTFKNAKNLVEILDQIPLSNIVIETDAPYLAPTPNRGKRNEPAFTTFVAQKMAEILNLEVSEIEEITTKNAEKLFKI
- a CDS encoding adenylate kinase — protein: MKNVFLIIGAPGSGKTTDASMIKEMNQSVEHYSTGDMLRAEVAKGSELGKEINSFISKGNLVPLEIVINTITSAIKSSDLDFIIIDGFPRSVEQMQKFDEVLKDNSDINLNCVIEVDVSEEVAKERILGRNRNDDNEEIFNNRMKIFTDPIEEIRKFYKNKGCYKVVNGERTIDEIVADMNEIIVQAIMKSMN
- a CDS encoding NAD(+)/NADH kinase, giving the protein MNKIILEKNLKYIGIVAKNPKNCLKFVKHFESLGYEILFLEKTINKFKNLHKIDEEKTLILSIGGDGTLISTCREIAKIGFKNLNVLGVYDGTLGFLTDVKINNLKEFFADFLKGKYEIKKPLMLEILLKNSKDEIKLIAFNDLVLSRSAVLSMSKVDGYLDDEYFNTYYGDGVIVSSPVGSTAYNMSANGPIIYPMSKVFCITPICAHSLTQRPLVLPAEYKLKFKNAGNSKVSIIIDGQNAFDMSKFDEVVVRLGDTHANLIRHLNANYFEVLKNKLHWGHNGGKV
- the ppa gene encoding inorganic diphosphatase, which translates into the protein MDISKIKIGSNPDKINAVIEIPYGSNVKYEIDKTSGAVVVDRVLYSAVFYPANYGFVPNTLAADGDPADILVINEYPLQAGSVIPCRLIGVLVMEDEAGMDEKLLAVPVSKIDPRFDDIKSIDNLPKATLDRIKNFFETYKLLEPNKWVKVKGFKDLKTATEILDKAIKNYK
- the aspS gene encoding aspartate--tRNA ligase, whose product is MRSHYCTDVSKKDVGKEVKVCGWVNSYRDHGGVIFIDLRDRSGLLQLVCDPADNKKAYDLANNIRNEFVIKASGKVRLRGEGLTNEKLKTGEIEVVVDDLVIENPSAPLPFVIGDKDVGEETRLKYRFLDLRTPENFAKFQTRSKAAIATRNTLNHLGFVEVETPVLTRATPEGARDYLVPSRVYPGEFYALPQSPQLFKQLLMCSGFDKYFQIAKCFRDEDLRADRQPEFTQIDIEMSFVEQEDVIKVAEEVLKDIFKECGHDIKTPFRRMDYKEATEKYGSDKPDLRFDMPLVDVADIFEKSSNEIFSKIAQDKRKNRVKAIAVKNGDNIFSKRQMQGFEEYVKKFGAKGLAFFQVKEDGLKGPLLKFFEKEDIDEIIKRCNLEVGDVVFFGAGKKKIVLDYMGRFRLFLANEMNLIDKDKLEFLWVLNFPMFEENDDGTYSAMHHPFTMPNNIDDDIEDITSVAYDVVLNGIELGGGSIRIHKNDIQQKVFEKLGIHEKEQRDKFGFLLDALTFGAPPHGGIAIGFDRLMMLLTKSSSIRDIIAFPKTQRAQCPLTKAPSHASDEQLKELGLKVVKKQN
- a CDS encoding N-acetylmuramoyl-L-alanine amidase, yielding MAKIVKFFLFFFLVIFLWGGDFDRNFSNFDKNFDNSSKAVKEKFHKELKDIYLQTSIDKNKIDRINVLKRLVHSSKALKLNHKGYESELNLLGDSYENYQKINLAKFIPKDSKPANEKVTLKQDEKTKTIIEKPQNPNTQIDKNLNSKNNNIKEKNINNEKIITTKEPKSYEVNKNIKLRLKSVDKTDSGIKLTFNRNVSEDEVKKFALKSKEYRNVIDIKAVNNAKISKISRHLSDEIRVAQYNPKTTRVVFSQKNSFNINLKFDEKSILVDIKNPSNSVNLTIPPVAKISSSGKKTAQNKKEPLKIDRKQRTIVIDPGHGGKDSGAIGNGLKEKDLVLKISQFLGDELKNMGYKVLFTRNKDVFINLKDRTAFANKKNADMFISIHINAGPKTKSGSSLSGVETFFLSPARSERSKNAAALENKGDIEDMNYFSQETYLNFLNREKIIASNKVAIDIQKHMLNKVQAKYHVKDGGVREAPFWVLVGATMPAILVECGYISNKNDSKNLASREYQKLIAEGVANGVDAYFLKNE
- the mnmC gene encoding bifunctional tRNA (5-methylaminomethyl-2-thiouridine)(34)-methyltransferase MnmD/FAD-dependent 5-carboxymethylaminomethyl-2-thiouridine(34) oxidoreductase MnmC — protein: MKTFFKDGVFYNEEFNDGYYSKNSAIGESKFVFESALDEIWDKKDSLIVAEAGFGVGINFLNLCKKFKNSNKFLHFVSIEKFPLPKKKLKKFYNKFDEFDDEFKKLSKKLIKKYPPKKTGLYRIFFSKNIILDLYFDDIKTALKNLDFEADVWFMDGFSPAKNPDMWDLEVMKSVANLSKAGTILATYSSSGFVKRNLTKSGFEVSLIKGHAQKRQMTRAVLKQNLNFNNDEIWFKRALKTYNKNAKVLIIGAGISGLSTAKVFKNAGFDVVIAEKESEVATNGSGNLIGALMPLITQKDVILGKMHYAAFLMAVNFYKKYGKNLVKFSGAKEFAFDEALIKRYENSNFKLDKKDFPYPSIYIKNAASIRPKKLCKALSSEFNILFNYEFQNLEKCDNKYKVYFKNDDIIETDIVIFTMGNHSEELFNKGENPKINFDDKVQISSVRGQVTWIKKRLDNKFPLSARGYICPPVGKIQLIGATYDRLDYEKKKRYIDDVKNLENICEFIGPKKTKILDSNVGFRSYSGDRFPIIGALHDKEFFMKNYKAINFTKHSDIYPKHLDGVFINAAHGARGLGTSIMGAYLLLDLVLNRPLCVSKEIFNSLNPARFLIRKLKKGLI
- a CDS encoding 5-methyltetrahydropteroyltriglutamate--homocysteine S-methyltransferase; translated protein: MYCYDIVGSFLRPAELKQARADFENGKINKDELRKIEDKCIKELVEKEKKLNLPFITDGEFRREYWHLDFLAGIGGVKKVTSKEWSVKFKDSSPKANTIIINDKICFNKNHPFLQDFKFLASLIEAKNAKMTIPSPSMLHLIPCVRAQNYTPIEIYKDNDEIYKDIAQTYIDFMNEFYKLGCRHLQLDDTSWGEFCDKEKRKSYAKRGINLDTIQEKYVWVINEMIKAKPKDLILSMHICRGNFRSTWFSSGGYESVAEVLFGKCNIDMFFLEYDNDRSGGFEPLKFIKNQKVVLGLITTKFPELEDKDLVKKRIFEAAKFIPLNQLLLSTQCGFSSTEEGNNLSIDEQWAKINLVKEIALEVWK